One Triplophysa dalaica isolate WHDGS20190420 chromosome 11, ASM1584641v1, whole genome shotgun sequence genomic window carries:
- the socs5b gene encoding suppressor of cytokine signaling 5b — protein MEKVGKMWGNLRNRCQALFHTDGSESNLCSQDVNRVLCVVDSRRGARASEPSGTRSSTPSRSLSPLPVVTGGRRGHNCVADIPQIVEISIDKDSEDARRGPHVRRDSYSRHAPWGGKKKHSCSTKTQSSLEADSRTGRSRGSTARRERRYGISSIQEINDSVGAGSSGRSLSARSLRKRLKDTVGLCLPLPTHHRSQSARGPVSSKRKIHLTELMLETCPFPPGSDLANKWHLIKQHTAPVSPHSSTALLDAFDSAHPSPEDEEERLRERRRLSIEEGVDPPPNAQIHTLEATSQSSSVYKLGPKMAPGVGEGLGEGRSMGTVSSISGGLSGIAAQVAASMATPAHSVDCDSEEDSTTLCLQTRRPKQRHASGDAHCSRQQGPWKVHTQIDYIHCLVPDLQAITALPCYWGVMDRYQAEALLDGRPEGTFLLRDSAQEDYLFSVSFRRYNRSLHARIEQWNHNFSFDAHDPCVFHSSTVTGLLEHYKDPSACMFFEPLLTAPLHRTLPFSLQHLARAAICRQTTYDGIGALPLPPTVQDFLKEYHYKQKVRVRWLEREPPLKVK, from the coding sequence ATGGAGAAAGTTGGCAAGATGTGGGGTAACCTCAGGAATCGATGCCAAGCTCTCTTCCACACCGATGGCTCAGAGTCCAATTTGTGTAGCCAGGATGTCAATCGTGTCCTCTGTGTGGTAGACTCAAGAAGAGGAGCACGAGCAAGTGAACCCAGTGGAACTAGGTCTTCCACCCCCTCACGAAGCTTGTCACCTCTCCCAGTGGTAACTGGAGGTCGCAGAGGCCATAACTGTGTTGCAGATATTCCCCAGATTGTTGAAATCTCTATTGACAAAGACAGCGAGGATGCACGGAGGGGCCCTCATGTGCGTAGGGACTCCTACTCGCGTCATGCTCCCTGGGGAGGTAAAAAGAAGCATTCATGCTCAACTAAAACGCAAAGTTCACTTGAGGCTGACAGTCGAACAGGGCGCTCAAGAGGAAGTACGGCCAGGAGGGAGCGTCGCTATGGGATTAGCTCCATCCAAGAGATTAATGATTCTGTAGGAGCTGGCAGCAGTGGCCGCAGCCTTAGTGCCCGTTCCTTGCGCAAGCGACTTAAAGATACTGTAGGCCTGTGTCTTCCCTTGCCCACACACCACCGCTCTCAATCTGCGAGAGGTCCGGTGTCTTCTAAACGGAAGATCCACCTGACTGAACTGATGTTAGAAACGTGCCCTTTTCCACCTGGTTCCGATTTGGCCAACAAGTGGCACCTTATCAAGCAGCATACGGCACCGGTCAGCCCTCATTCCTCAACTGCTCTTTTGGATGCATTTGATTCAGCACATCCCTCCCCAgaggatgaggaagagagacTCCGTGAGAGACGCAGGCTTAGCATAGAGGAAGGAGTGGACCCTCCTCCGAATGCGCAAATCCATACACTGGAGGCGACTTCACAGAGCTCTTCTGTCTATAAACTTGGACCGAAGATGGCTCCTGGTGTTGGCGAAGGACTTGGAGAGGGCAGGAGTATGGGAACAGTCTCTTCTATTTCTGGAGGCTTGTCCGGGATTGCCGCACAGGTTGCTGCGAGTATGGCAACGCCAGCCCACTCTGTCGACTGTGACTCCGAGGAGGACTCAACAACCCTCTGCTTACAGACAAGGAGACCTAAACAGAGGCACGCCTCTGGGGATGCTCATTGCTCCAGACAGCAGGGGCCTTGGAAGGTCCACACGCAGATAGACTACATCCATTGTTTGGTGCCTGATCTACAGGCCATAACTGCACTTCCCTGTTATTGGGGAGTGATGGACCGGTACCAAGCAGAAGCACTGCTGGATGGACGACCAGAAGGCACTTTCCTGCTTCGTGACTCTGCCCAGGAGGACTATCTGTTTTCTGTCAGTTTTCGACGTTACAATCGTTCGCTGCATGCACGCATTGAACAATGGAATCACAACTTTAGCTTTGATGCGCACGACCCTTGTGTCTTCCACTCTTCCACCGTTACAGGCCTACTGGAGCACTACAAAGACCCCAGCGCCTGTATGTTCTTTGAGCCCCTTCTCACTGCTCCCCTACATAGGACCTTACCCTTTAGCCTTCAGCATCTGGCGCGAGCCGCCATCTGCAGACAAACCACCTATGATGGCATTGGTGCCCTGCCGCTGCCGCCAACGGTGCAAGACTTCCTCAAGGAGTATCACTACAAACAGAAAGTACGGGTACGCTGGCTGGAAAGAGAGCCACCACTCAAGGTCAAGTGA